A section of the Methanoregula formicica SMSP genome encodes:
- a CDS encoding DUF3467 domain-containing protein translates to MASQEISVNIPPTLDPVYSNMIQVAYKDDEFTFLFLHQLPQVNQARAKAIVSITPSHAKNLVAVLSKSVADYESKFGTIAPKEQPAQQNVTTLSGYS, encoded by the coding sequence ATGGCATCCCAGGAAATATCTGTCAATATCCCGCCCACGCTCGACCCCGTATACAGCAACATGATCCAGGTTGCGTACAAGGACGATGAGTTCACCTTCCTCTTCCTCCACCAGCTCCCGCAGGTGAACCAGGCGCGGGCAAAGGCCATCGTCTCCATCACACCCTCGCACGCGAAGAACCTCGTTGCGGTCCTCTCAAAGAGCGTTGCCGATTACGAGTCCAAGTTCGGCACCATCGCGCCCAAGGAGCAGCCGGCACAGCAGAACGTCACGACACTCTCCGGTTACTCGTAA
- a CDS encoding CRISPR-associated protein Cas4: MLVRGIALAAHTDYYTISDLVRVHACPVRYYYERHETLAESDRYAVCKQLSYHLGTPLDAEAIWQEVKAVRPGIDPSLKEFLDICITACKNTAWKPASETDVRVVSDIQKLAGMIDRIDGEGTFSIIRASGAMPFGAYAADRLRVAAIALCLEEMTGSEVKGGNIEYIPDGVSRFHEVQPRDRRQVIATLRKLREIREGAMPQHPLNAPCNRCRHQEKCESSVGKRLSELL; encoded by the coding sequence ATGCTAGTAAGAGGAATTGCCCTGGCTGCCCACACGGACTACTACACAATCTCCGACCTGGTACGGGTGCATGCCTGCCCGGTCCGGTATTATTACGAGCGGCACGAGACTCTCGCGGAATCGGACCGCTACGCGGTCTGCAAACAGTTATCCTACCACCTTGGAACACCGCTTGATGCCGAAGCTATCTGGCAGGAGGTCAAGGCAGTCCGCCCGGGTATCGACCCGTCCCTGAAGGAATTTCTGGACATCTGCATTACGGCCTGCAAAAATACTGCGTGGAAGCCTGCATCGGAGACCGATGTCCGGGTAGTCTCCGATATCCAGAAACTGGCCGGCATGATTGATCGCATTGACGGCGAGGGGACGTTCTCCATCATCCGGGCATCGGGTGCCATGCCGTTTGGTGCCTATGCCGCCGACCGCCTCCGGGTTGCTGCCATCGCGCTCTGCCTTGAAGAGATGACCGGATCGGAAGTGAAGGGCGGGAATATCGAATACATCCCCGATGGCGTCTCCCGTTTCCACGAGGTCCAGCCCCGTGACCGTCGGCAGGTTATCGCCACCCTAAGGAAATTACGGGAAATACGCGAGGGTGCCATGCCACAGCACCCGCTCAACGCGCCCTGCAACCGTTGCAGGCACCAGGAGAAGTGCGAAAGCAGCGTGGGGAAGCGGCTGTCGGAATTGTTGTAA
- a CDS encoding PAS domain-containing protein translates to MSPRNTLWLSVTGLLTLGIILISIYSLKNGFTDIFPYFYILPILMIAWCCPRYAVYFTVVLGWVFLGIVYLYGPASIQLYAASMAFFYIFVSLGVVLAAFSTQVVQERKYREIFETSQAGILTISRETRKILAANRKAASILGYASDELSGLDFGDLWFDSKQEVAAIKKIRDEGTIAEMEVALRKKDRTVIWVLVSAAVSKEGFTVLSFMDITEGKRMKDELIESELRYRTLFDGASDAIILHDIDGKIFEANVIASRYLGYTKKEFMNKSLYDLAVVPGTMFPSDEVKQFTARGHILFESELRKKDGSAMKVEISSRVTEYFGMPAVMSTIRDLSERKLA, encoded by the coding sequence GTGTCACCGCGAAACACTCTCTGGCTCTCCGTTACGGGGCTTTTGACCCTGGGGATCATCCTCATATCGATATACTCTTTAAAAAATGGCTTTACCGACATCTTCCCGTACTTCTACATCCTCCCCATCCTGATGATCGCCTGGTGCTGCCCCCGCTATGCAGTGTATTTCACCGTTGTCCTCGGCTGGGTATTCCTCGGCATTGTCTATCTGTACGGCCCGGCCAGCATCCAGCTCTACGCAGCAAGCATGGCATTCTTCTATATCTTCGTCTCGCTTGGTGTGGTGCTTGCCGCCTTCTCAACGCAGGTCGTGCAGGAGAGGAAATACCGCGAGATCTTCGAGACCTCGCAGGCCGGCATCCTGACGATCAGCCGCGAGACGCGGAAGATCCTGGCAGCCAACCGGAAGGCCGCGTCCATCCTAGGATACGCAAGTGACGAACTTTCGGGACTCGACTTTGGCGATCTCTGGTTCGACTCCAAACAGGAGGTTGCTGCCATCAAGAAGATCCGCGACGAAGGGACGATAGCGGAGATGGAGGTCGCGCTGCGGAAGAAGGACCGGACCGTGATCTGGGTGCTTGTCTCGGCAGCCGTCAGCAAGGAGGGATTTACCGTGCTCTCGTTCATGGACATCACGGAAGGCAAGCGGATGAAGGACGAGCTGATCGAGTCCGAGCTCCGCTACCGCACCCTTTTTGACGGGGCAAGCGACGCGATCATCCTTCATGACATTGACGGGAAGATTTTCGAGGCCAATGTCATCGCAAGCCGCTACCTCGGGTACACGAAGAAGGAGTTCATGAACAAAAGCCTCTACGATCTCGCCGTTGTTCCCGGCACTATGTTCCCTTCTGACGAGGTAAAACAGTTCACGGCACGGGGCCATATTCTCTTTGAGTCGGAGCTCAGAAAGAAGGATGGCAGCGCGATGAAAGTCGAGATCAGCAGCCGTGTCACCGAGTATTTCGGGATGCCTGCCGTCATGAGCACGATCCGCGATCTCTCGGAACGGAAGCTGGCCTGA
- a CDS encoding DUF3795 domain-containing protein — protein MTGKSPFRTTLIAPCGMNCAICMAFLRKKKHCGGCSASDRLCSINCTISSCDRVKGRYHHTCSDFPCKRLKQLDKRYRAKYHMSMIENLEAIKRDGIRAFVKSERERWSCKACGGTIDIHHFRCSVCSREPE, from the coding sequence ATGACCGGGAAATCCCCCTTCAGGACAACGCTCATTGCACCCTGCGGCATGAACTGTGCCATCTGCATGGCGTTCCTGCGGAAGAAGAAGCACTGCGGCGGGTGTTCTGCTTCGGACCGTCTGTGCAGCATCAACTGCACAATCTCTTCCTGCGATCGGGTGAAAGGACGATACCACCATACCTGTAGCGACTTTCCCTGCAAACGGCTGAAGCAGCTGGACAAGCGGTACCGGGCGAAATACCACATGAGCATGATCGAGAACCTGGAGGCGATCAAAAGGGATGGCATCCGCGCATTCGTGAAAAGCGAACGGGAACGCTGGAGCTGCAAAGCCTGCGGCGGGACGATTGATATCCACCACTTCCGCTGTTCAGTATGTAGCAGGGAACCGGAATAA